GTGCTGCACGTAGTCCTCAATCACAATCTTTATGGTCTCGCCTGCAGAAACGTCACAGTGATAAGGGTGACTCTGAGGACACCACAGAACACTAAAGAACATCACAAGAGCCCAACAGAACATCACAGAACCCCACAGAAGCCGTTATTGTGGAGAAATGTTCTAAATGATCTGCAACACAAGGAAGTGTTACGAGACAAGGTCATGGACAAAGTATAAGGAtttaacaaaaacaatggacTTTATTCAATGAAggacatttaaattttttttttattttaaataaagttaTGGTcacgtttacattttgtctGCATATGCAATCAAGTACATATTTACAACATACAGGATGAAAGGTCAAACGAGGAGATGGCGGATCACTTTATTTCCCTGATCCACGATCCACAGGCGGATTGTTATGAGATTGTAACAGATTATTCCCTCACCAATAAGGATGAGCCTGGTGGTCTGGAAGAGTCTCTCATCATCCCAGTCGGGATGCTCCGTCTTcaggacatcacacacacggttGTGCTCTCTGAGCCAGAGGGTGGCATACATCAAGAGGCCTGGGACCAAGCCGAAGGCTTCGTGGCCCACAGCAAAGCGATGGGACTCCGGCACGTGTGGAGGGTAGTGCATGTCCACCTGGGCATCGCTAACCGTGGGAGGATAGACCTCACCATCCAGCACCTGAACAACACAAGACAGCATTCATTTAACTTCACCTGCTCAAAGGATCGTTTGACTTCACCCCCAAAATTAACCGTATTAACTTTAGTGCCATCGGTATCATCAGTATTAGGATTAAAATCTAGTAATGGCTAGCTAGAATTATGAAAAATAGATCATGCTATTGGTTCTTGTAGCTGTCATTAGACATGTTTGGTGAAACGTTTGTTTATGGGTTCTTTTTAAAAGTGAAATTGCAGTCATGTGCTTTATGAGGAAGAACAAATTCACAATGCAGCAACTGTGACTATGAGGAGAAGGAAGTTCATGGGTTAGAAAATTAAGTTCCACAGTAGCCAAGTCTACAGTAGGATCTTCTGGACCTACCTGATGTTTGAGCTTCCCGTCCTTGAAGAGGCGCAGTTTGTGCTGTCGTTCCAGCTCCTCTCCATAGATGTGACTCAGATCAACCTTGAAGAAGTGGGCAAAGGAACGTGGTTTAGAACTGCACAAATGACTCGTATAACATTCCTCTAAACACCCCACAGTCATGTAATGCAAACTGAGCAAAAATGAATACActtaaaaaaagagagaaaaaaaaaactcaaactcAACTGTCTTTTAGTACCTTCTACAAAATTCATTTGAGTGCAGGATGACTTTCATAAATCATGGCTCAAATGCTGCACAGACATGACTACACAAGGCTCACTCACTCCGTGGTTCTTTGCCCTGATGAAGGCCGGACCCTTCTTCATGTCGGTTTTGAAGAACTGGTGTGTGAAGTGCTGGGCGAAGAATGCAAACATGAGGCTGGTCTGCTGCGGGTCTGGGATGAACGTCCTCCTGAGCAGAAGCTTCTCCGCCATCACATTCACGTCAGGCAGCTCCTTCTTACCTGTGAAGGCCAGAGCAGAACCTTAGAACAGCAGAGCACCGGAGAGGAACAACGGGTGTGCAAAACGCCACTGAACCGGAGCTGAAACCTGAGACGGTGAGCTGGTGAACTTTAGTTCTTCTGTGGGGCGCCGAGGGAGTGTTTCCCAGCTCACCGTACCCTCTCCGCACACTGAGGCATGCTGGGGGGTTGGTCATGGGTTTGTGCTACGTTGGGCCCGCAGCCCTGTGAAGTAATGCTCTTTGTAAGCCGGTAGAAATGCTAACAAACAGGTTTTGAGAGGGGAAGAGTGAGGCTCACCTGCGACTCCCATCGGCGTTGGGCAGTCCTCTGGAACTGGGGGTAAGGTGCGGGTGAAGTACGACAGGTTGGAATACGCTTCCCAGCTCTTGTAACCATAGTCAGAATTGTATGTCGGGGGACTGTCAATCAAATGGGCCCGTGCTGTGTAGGGGTGAAGACAAAGTGTAGGGTTAAAATACTATCTATTAGTTCACAGTGTTACCACAAAATATTTAAAGTCATCTTTAAGGtgattttcaaagaaaaaaaacgtCATGGTCTTTACCATTGGACAATATGTAAAAAAAGAGAACATTTGAGAAGATGTCTTGTGCTTGCAACTTACACGTGAGAACCAACCGCATGATGGCATCCCTCAAAAACGGAATGTTGTTGATAATGTTCCAGAGGGCTCTGAAGTGCGTGAGGATGTAATGTACGGTGTTCGGCGACGGCTTCAGGGAATATTTAATCCACGTGAAGAATTCAGCTATTGAGCAAAACACAAAACGTGTATAACAGACTAGaacatgtaaataaatataatgcTTGTATTGCCAGTTCATTAAAACTGTATGTACTTACGTGTTGTGCAGTTTTGCCCATAATATCCTGTGCGTGTGCAGTCACATTCGTAAGAGTCGTATCCGACCGTAGTACAGACGCCGCGATTCTCACATGGCTCTGAACAGCATGGATTTGCTGCATAGTAAACAAAAACACCGCTTATAAATACAGCAATTCAAGTTATTGGATTTACATACAGTCTTGCTTTCATCTACGGCAGTTATGTCGTACGATGCGAACACATTAGCGGCCCATATCATATCCAAGTCTATAACTAATAAGCATAAAGTCGGAAAACCCGAGTCCCGATTTGAAGGCGTTATGAATTAAATCCGTAAGTGCTCACCGCCTTCACAAGCCAAGACGCCCAGGAATAAAAGAAGGAACGGTACGGTCGTAGACATTCCAGTGCTTTTTAACGGAAGCGCCCCAAGCCGTTTCTTTGCCAGCTGAGATGTAAACGTGAATGAAGTTTGTCGACTAAGGTGCGCCTTTATATGCACCTAAGGTACGTGACGCAATACTTCTCCTTCCATGTAGGTCTCCCTTTCACCTTCATACTCAGTAATGTTCAGTAATGTGACTCTCATAGTAGTCAATACCACTTCACTAGATCGTGGGAACTAAAAATATCTGAAAAGTACGTACATACGTAATGAAACTATTAAAGGATTAAGCAAAATTAATTTCTAGTCCCATTAGGTTGTCAGCGCACGCTTTAATATGTAAGCTTTTAAAAAGGAAATATTATACCTGGTGTTTCATTAATTACAAATACACTTTGAGCACACTGTAATGCAGTGTTTGTATTAGTAGACTAATGCATCCGGAGTGCATTAGTTTAATACAAACACtgcataagaaaaaaaaacaaatgacgAAACGTGATTTTATTGAACGTTACCAGCTCAGAATGAAACGATTATTCGAATAATCTATGGAGTTGGTTAGGCCATGTAAATAAAATCACCTTAAATTTTAAATCTGATACTAGTGTCCTAGTAACGTGGGGATAACTTTGTTTCACACCAGCAATCAAAACACTAGTGTAGACGAATTAAAAAACGAGCGACGTTGCGGAGTGGTGTTTGATCGCCCCCTAGTGGAAAGAATGACACATGAACTGGTGATCGTCTCAAGCCAAA
The window above is part of the Brachyhypopomus gauderio isolate BG-103 chromosome 9, BGAUD_0.2, whole genome shotgun sequence genome. Proteins encoded here:
- the ptgs2b gene encoding prostaglandin G/H synthase 2 isoform X1 codes for the protein MSTTVPFLLLFLGVLACEGANPCCSEPCENRGVCTTVGYDSYECDCTRTGYYGQNCTTPEFFTWIKYSLKPSPNTVHYILTHFRALWNIINNIPFLRDAIMRLVLTSRAHLIDSPPTYNSDYGYKSWEAYSNLSYFTRTLPPVPEDCPTPMGVAGKKELPDVNVMAEKLLLRRTFIPDPQQTSLMFAFFAQHFTHQFFKTDMKKGPAFIRAKNHGVDLSHIYGEELERQHKLRLFKDGKLKHQVLDGEVYPPTVSDAQVDMHYPPHVPESHRFAVGHEAFGLVPGLLMYATLWLREHNRVCDVLKTEHPDWDDERLFQTTRLILIGETIKIVIEDYVQHLSGYHFKLKFDPEILFNQRFQYQNRISSEFNTLYHWHPLMPDGFHIQDEVYNYSQFLFNTTLLTDYGISNLVESFTNQIAGRVAGGRNVGRAVLMVAVKSIENSRLMRFQSLNAYRKRFNMKPYVSFEDLTGEKEMAAELEEMYGHVDAVELYPGLLVEKPRPNGIFGETMVEMGAPYSLKGLLGNPICSPEYWKPSTFGGAVGFNIVNTASLQKLVCNNVKGPCPVASFHVPKVRDSVLSTINASTAHSSQKEVNPTVLLKDRSSEL